The proteins below are encoded in one region of Streptomyces marianii:
- a CDS encoding flavin reductase family protein codes for MVATPGLGTPRLASPDLLRSVFRRHAAGVAVITAHGDRPVGFTATSLSSVAAEPPLLSFGIGTASSSWQVIAETGHVGVHILSEDQRELAATFARRGADRFAAPTRWRSGPEGVPLLDGVLAWLVCRVVARVPAGDHRVVIAEAVAGHPEGTGRPLLYHQGRFNALRD; via the coding sequence ATGGTGGCCACGCCCGGCCTCGGCACTCCTCGACTCGCCTCCCCCGATCTGCTGCGCTCCGTCTTCCGCCGCCACGCGGCAGGAGTCGCGGTCATCACCGCGCACGGCGACCGTCCCGTCGGATTCACCGCCACCTCGCTCAGTTCCGTGGCGGCCGAGCCCCCGCTGCTCTCGTTCGGCATCGGCACCGCCTCCTCCAGCTGGCAGGTCATCGCCGAGACGGGGCACGTCGGGGTGCACATACTCTCCGAGGACCAGCGCGAACTGGCCGCCACCTTCGCCCGCAGGGGTGCCGACAGGTTCGCCGCGCCCACTCGATGGCGTAGCGGGCCCGAGGGCGTCCCGCTCCTGGACGGCGTGCTGGCATGGCTGGTCTGCCGGGTCGTCGCCCGGGTGCCCGCGGGGGACCACCGTGTGGTGATCGCCGAGGCGGTCGCCGGCCACCCGGAGGGGACCGGCCGTCCGCTGCTGTACCACCAGGGCCGCTTCAACGCGTTGAGGGACTGA
- a CDS encoding electron transfer flavoprotein subunit alpha/FixB family protein, which produces MAEVLVYVDHVDGAVRKPTLELLTLARRIGEPVAVALGPGAEATAPALAEHGAVRVLTADAPEFADYLVVPKVDALQAAYEAVSSGGSLAAVLVPSSAEGKEIAARLAIRLGSGIITDAVDLEAGDEGPVATQSAFAAAFTTKSRVSKGTPVITVKPNSAPVEAAPAAGAVEALSVTFGDKATGTKVVSRTPRESTGRPELTEAAIVVSGGRGVNGAENFSVIEALADSLGAAVGASRAAVDAGWYPHSNQVGQTGKSVSPQLYIASGISGAIQHRAGMQTSKTIVAVNKDSEAPIFDLVDYGVVGDLFEVVPQLTDEIKARKG; this is translated from the coding sequence ATGGCTGAAGTTCTCGTCTACGTCGACCACGTGGACGGCGCCGTCCGCAAGCCCACCCTGGAGCTGCTGACGCTGGCCCGCCGCATCGGCGAGCCGGTCGCCGTCGCGCTCGGCCCCGGCGCCGAGGCCACCGCCCCCGCCCTCGCCGAGCACGGCGCGGTGAGGGTCCTCACCGCCGACGCGCCCGAGTTCGCCGACTACCTGGTCGTGCCGAAGGTGGACGCGCTGCAGGCCGCGTACGAGGCGGTGTCCTCCGGCGGTTCCCTGGCCGCGGTGCTGGTGCCGTCCTCCGCCGAGGGCAAGGAGATCGCGGCCCGTCTGGCGATCCGCCTCGGCTCCGGCATCATCACCGACGCGGTCGACCTGGAGGCCGGCGACGAGGGTCCGGTCGCCACGCAGTCCGCGTTCGCCGCCGCCTTCACCACCAAGTCCCGCGTCTCCAAGGGCACCCCGGTCATCACGGTGAAGCCGAACTCGGCTCCCGTGGAGGCCGCCCCGGCCGCCGGCGCCGTCGAGGCGCTGAGCGTCACCTTCGGTGACAAGGCGACCGGCACCAAGGTCGTCTCCCGCACCCCGCGCGAGTCGACCGGCCGCCCCGAGCTGACCGAGGCCGCGATCGTGGTCTCCGGCGGCCGCGGCGTCAACGGCGCCGAGAACTTCTCGGTGATCGAGGCGCTCGCCGACTCGCTCGGCGCGGCCGTCGGTGCCTCCCGCGCCGCCGTGGACGCCGGCTGGTACCCGCACTCCAACCAGGTCGGCCAGACCGGCAAGAGCGTCTCCCCGCAGCTGTACATCGCCTCCGGCATCTCGGGCGCGATCCAGCACCGGGCGGGTATGCAGACCTCGAAGACGATCGTGGCAGTCAACAAGGACTCCGAGGCCCCGATCTTCGACCTGGTCGACTACGGCGTGGTCGGCGACCTCTTCGAGGTCGTCCCCCAGCTGACCGACGAGATCAAGGCCCGCAAGGGCTGA
- a CDS encoding electron transfer flavoprotein subunit beta/FixA family protein, translating into MSLRIVVCVKYVPDATGDRHFADDLTVDRDDVDGLLSELDEYAVEQALQIADEADDAEITVLTVGPEDAKDALRKALSMGADKAVHVEDDDLHGTDVMGTSLVLAKAIEKTGYDLVVCGMASTDGTMGVLPAVLAERLGVPQVTLLSEVSVEDGTVKGRRDGDTASEQLEASLPAVVSVTDQSGEARYPSFKGIMAAKKKPVESLDLSDLDIEAEEVGLEGAWTAVDSAAERPARTAGTIVKDEGEGGKQLAEYLASQKFI; encoded by the coding sequence GTGAGCTTGAGGATCGTTGTCTGTGTGAAGTACGTGCCCGACGCCACCGGCGACCGGCACTTCGCCGATGACCTGACCGTCGACCGGGACGACGTCGACGGTCTGCTGTCGGAGCTCGACGAGTACGCGGTCGAGCAGGCGCTGCAGATCGCCGATGAGGCGGACGACGCCGAGATCACCGTGCTGACCGTCGGCCCGGAGGACGCCAAGGACGCGCTGCGCAAGGCGCTGTCCATGGGTGCCGACAAGGCCGTCCACGTCGAGGACGACGATCTGCACGGCACCGATGTGATGGGCACCTCCCTGGTCCTGGCCAAGGCGATCGAGAAGACCGGTTACGACCTGGTCGTCTGCGGCATGGCCTCCACGGACGGCACCATGGGCGTCCTTCCGGCGGTCCTGGCCGAGCGGCTCGGCGTTCCGCAGGTGACCCTGCTGTCGGAGGTCTCCGTCGAGGACGGCACCGTCAAGGGCCGCCGTGACGGCGACACCGCTTCGGAGCAGCTGGAGGCGTCCCTGCCGGCGGTCGTGTCCGTGACGGACCAGTCGGGCGAGGCCCGCTACCCGTCCTTCAAGGGCATCATGGCCGCGAAGAAGAAGCCGGTGGAGTCGCTGGACCTGTCCGACCTCGACATCGAGGCGGAGGAGGTCGGCCTGGAGGGTGCCTGGACCGCGGTGGACTCCGCGGCCGAGCGTCCGGCCCGTACCGCGGGCACGATCGTCAAGGACGAGGGCGAGGGCGGCAAGCAGCTCGCGGAGTACCTCGCGAGCCAGAAGTTCATCTGA
- a CDS encoding TlpA family protein disulfide reductase — translation MRAAGKRRRDSWCAAVLAVAGRTGCRTGRTNGRTKVRGRDVERRLGATELGAELGERATLVQFSSAFCRPCGATRRTLAQVADMVDGVAHVEIDAEERLSLVRELDILRTPTVLVLDAGGRIVRRASGQPRKADVIAALGEAV, via the coding sequence GTGCGCGCTGCAGGGAAACGACGACGGGACTCGTGGTGCGCGGCGGTCCTCGCGGTGGCGGGGCGTACGGGCTGCCGCACCGGGAGGACGAACGGGAGGACGAAGGTGCGCGGCAGGGACGTGGAGCGCCGGCTCGGGGCGACCGAACTGGGCGCCGAGCTGGGGGAGAGGGCGACGCTGGTGCAGTTCTCCAGTGCCTTCTGCCGGCCGTGCGGGGCGACGCGGCGCACGCTCGCGCAGGTCGCGGACATGGTCGACGGTGTCGCCCATGTGGAGATCGACGCGGAGGAGCGGCTCTCGCTCGTGCGCGAACTGGACATCCTGCGCACGCCCACCGTGCTGGTGCTCGACGCCGGCGGCCGGATCGTGCGGAGGGCGTCCGGGCAGCCCCGGAAGGCGGATGTCATCGCGGCCCTCGGCGAGGCCGTCTGA
- a CDS encoding DUF6986 family protein — MGQQEKVSTSLAGAVSEEISTSLAPVDVELARRYPGDPGTRQPVHTVYVPGDSFGAGTIRSWGDQALAALDEHAPDASTLARVLGLPDDLAEPVYTRVRAKLEREPVEDLRVDFEDGYHGRDEDADAARAARLVSEAHARGASAPYTGIRMKCMEAAVRDRGIRTTDVFLTGLMEHGGLPGGLVLTLPKVTYAEQVTAFVRLLEAFEKAHGLDAGRIGFEIQIETSQAILAADGTATVARMIDAAEGRATGLHYGTFDYSACLGVSAAHQASDHPAADHAKAIMQVAAAGTGVRVSDGSTNVLPVGGTDHVHEAWRLHYGLTRRALARAYYQGWDMHPGHLPTRYAAVFAFYREGMEAAAARLAAYVARTEGDIMDEPATAKALSGYLLRGLDCGALDDAEVARLTGLTRAELDAFARPRRGDLTATAQ; from the coding sequence ATGGGCCAGCAGGAGAAGGTGTCGACGAGCCTCGCCGGCGCGGTCAGCGAGGAGATCAGCACCTCCCTCGCACCGGTGGACGTCGAACTCGCCCGCCGGTACCCGGGAGACCCCGGCACCCGCCAGCCCGTCCACACCGTCTACGTACCCGGTGACTCCTTCGGTGCCGGAACCATCCGCTCCTGGGGCGACCAGGCGCTCGCCGCGCTGGACGAGCACGCACCGGACGCCTCAACCCTCGCGCGGGTGCTCGGACTCCCCGACGACCTCGCGGAGCCCGTGTACACCCGGGTACGTGCGAAGCTGGAACGCGAGCCCGTGGAGGACCTGCGGGTCGACTTCGAGGACGGCTACCACGGCCGCGACGAGGACGCCGACGCCGCCCGTGCCGCCCGGCTGGTCTCCGAGGCGCACGCCCGTGGTGCTTCGGCCCCGTACACGGGAATCCGCATGAAGTGCATGGAGGCCGCCGTACGCGACCGCGGGATCCGCACCACCGACGTCTTCCTGACGGGCCTGATGGAGCACGGCGGCCTGCCCGGCGGACTCGTCCTCACCCTCCCGAAGGTGACCTACGCGGAGCAGGTCACGGCCTTCGTCAGGCTCCTCGAGGCCTTCGAGAAGGCCCATGGACTCGACGCCGGCCGCATCGGGTTCGAGATCCAGATCGAGACCAGTCAGGCCATCCTCGCCGCCGACGGCACCGCGACCGTCGCCCGGATGATCGACGCCGCCGAGGGCCGCGCCACCGGGCTCCACTACGGCACCTTCGACTACAGCGCCTGCCTCGGCGTCAGCGCGGCCCACCAGGCGAGCGACCATCCGGCCGCCGACCACGCCAAGGCGATCATGCAGGTCGCCGCCGCCGGTACCGGCGTCCGGGTCTCGGACGGCTCCACCAACGTGCTGCCGGTCGGCGGCACCGACCACGTGCACGAGGCCTGGCGGCTCCACTACGGGCTGACGCGCCGTGCCCTGGCCAGGGCGTACTACCAGGGCTGGGACATGCACCCCGGCCACCTCCCGACCCGCTACGCCGCCGTGTTCGCGTTCTACCGCGAGGGCATGGAGGCCGCGGCGGCACGCCTCGCCGCGTACGTCGCCCGGACCGAGGGCGACATCATGGACGAGCCCGCCACCGCCAAGGCGCTCAGTGGCTATCTGCTGCGGGGCCTGGACTGCGGTGCGCTCGACGACGCCGAGGTCGCGCGTCTCACCGGCCTCACCCGGGCCGAGCTCGACGCCTTCGCCCGGCCGCGCCGCGGCGATCTGACGGCCACCGCGCAGTAG
- a CDS encoding LacI family DNA-binding transcriptional regulator — protein sequence MKDVAARAGVGLKTVSRVVNGEPGVTPDTERRVQEAIEALGFRRNDSARVLRKGRTASIGLVLEDLADPFYGPLSRAVEEVARAHGALLINGSSAEDPDREQELVLALCARRVDGLIVIPAGHDHRYLEPEIKAGVATVFVDRPAGRIDADVVLSDSFGGARDGVAHLIAHGHRRIGFIGDQPRIHTAVERLRGYRAAMEDAGLPVDERWVSLGSTDPARVTAATEEMLSGPEPVTALFAGNNRVTVTAVRLLAGRETPVALVGFDDIELADLLGITVIAQDAAALGRTAAERLFRRLDGVSEAPARVQLTTELLARGSGEVPPPGV from the coding sequence ATGAAGGACGTGGCCGCGCGAGCCGGAGTCGGGCTGAAGACGGTCTCGCGCGTGGTGAACGGCGAGCCGGGCGTCACCCCGGACACCGAACGCCGGGTGCAGGAGGCCATCGAGGCACTGGGATTCCGTCGCAACGACAGCGCGCGCGTGCTGCGCAAGGGCCGTACCGCTTCGATCGGGCTGGTCTTGGAGGATCTGGCCGACCCGTTCTACGGGCCGTTGAGCCGGGCCGTGGAGGAGGTCGCCCGGGCGCACGGGGCACTGCTGATCAACGGCTCCAGCGCGGAGGACCCCGACCGGGAACAGGAGTTGGTACTCGCACTGTGCGCCCGCCGGGTGGACGGTCTGATCGTCATCCCCGCGGGTCACGACCACCGCTACCTTGAGCCCGAGATCAAGGCGGGCGTGGCGACGGTGTTCGTGGACCGGCCCGCCGGCCGGATCGACGCGGACGTCGTGCTCTCCGACAGCTTCGGCGGCGCCCGGGACGGCGTCGCGCACCTGATCGCGCACGGGCACCGGAGGATCGGGTTCATCGGCGACCAGCCGCGTATCCACACCGCCGTGGAACGGCTGCGGGGCTACCGGGCGGCGATGGAGGACGCCGGGCTGCCGGTGGACGAGCGTTGGGTGTCCCTGGGCTCGACGGATCCCGCGCGGGTGACCGCGGCGACGGAGGAGATGCTCTCCGGCCCCGAGCCGGTCACCGCCCTGTTCGCGGGCAACAACCGGGTGACGGTGACGGCGGTGCGGCTGCTGGCGGGCCGGGAGACCCCGGTCGCCCTCGTCGGCTTCGACGACATCGAACTGGCCGATCTGCTGGGCATCACGGTGATCGCCCAGGACGCCGCCGCGCTCGGCCGTACCGCCGCCGAGCGGCTGTTCCGCCGACTGGACGGGGTGTCCGAGGCACCGGCGCGCGTGCAGCTGACGACCGAACTCCTGGCCCGGGGCTCGGGCGAGGTGCCACCGCCCGGCGTCTGA